In Vitis riparia voucher Wen_12938 chloroplast, complete genome, the genomic window TATAGAATATTATTTCCAATGCCACAGGATACGATTGATTAGCTGATGTTTCAAAATTTAATGTTGGTTCGTTGGAACCATATAAGCCGATACCCAGAACCCCCAGTAAGAGAAAAATGGAACCTCCTGCAGTGTACAAAATAAACTTTGTAGCTGAGTACAGACGTTTCTTTCCCCCCCACATAGATAGAAGTAGATAAACCGGAATTAATTCTAACTCCCACATGATGAAAAAAAGTAAAAGGTCCCGAGAAGAAAATGATCCTATTTGACCGCTGTACATTGCTAACATCAGGAAATGGAATAATCGGGAATCTCGAGTAACTGGCCAAGCCGCTAAAGTAGCTAAAGTGGTGATAAATCCCGTCAGTAAAATGGGTCCTATAGACAGTCCATCTATTCCTAATCTCCAGTCAAAATCAAAAAAATTGATCCATTTATAATCCTCCACCAGTTGGATTAATGGATCATCTAATTGGAAATGATAACAGAATACATAGGTTGTTAGAAGTAGTTCTAACATACATATAAATATAGTATACCATCTAATTACCTTATTTCCTCTATGAGGGAGAAAAAAAATTAAGGAACCTGCGGATATCGGCAAAACTACAATTAGTGTTAACCAAGGAAAATAATTCGTAGTAAAGACAAGATATACTTGAACCAGAAAAACCGGTTCTCGAAAAAAAAAAAAAATATATATTATTTTCGAGAACGGGTTTTTGTCGGTAAAATAAAAATAAAAATGTATTCAAGTAGAGTTTTCTGGAACGTATCAATAAGCTAGACCCATGCTGCGAGTTGTTTCATGCCATAAATAAACCCGAACACTCAAGAAATCTGTTGGACAGGCAGATTCACATCTCTTACAACCGACGCAGTCTTCTGTCCTTGGAGCAGAAGCAATTTGCTTAGCTTTACATCCGTCCCAAGGTATCATTTCTAATACATCTGTGGGGCAGGCACGGACACATTGAGTACACCCTATACATGTATCATAAATCTTTACTGAATGTGACATTGGATCTATAAATTTTTAAACGTCATAAATTTTCGATCTAGTAAATTTTTAAATGAATCATATATCTAAACACTAGATGAATCAATGACTTACCAGAATTTTTCTAATCAATTTACTTCTGGATCGACTCATGAGAGAGGGCCAAGATACTTTGATTGATTTCTTACGTTTTCGCAAACATAATCATACGTTACGTATTATACATGCTAATTTGAATTGATGAATATTCTAATTTCTATATTAATACTACTTATTCAACAAATTCGATTGATTAATACGAGTTGATTTTCTATTACGATAAATTGACGAAACAATAGCTGGTCCAATAGCAGCTTCAGCGGCTGCAATAGCTATAACAAAAATTGAGAAAATGTCTCCTTTTAATTGTCGATTATCAAAAAAATCAGAAAATGTTACGAAATTTATATTAACTGCATTCAGTATAAGTTCAAGACACATAAGAGCTCTAACCATATTTCGACTCGTGATCAATCCATAGATACCGATAGAAAATAAATAGGCACTCAAAACAAGTACATGTTCGAGCATCATTGATCAACTCCTTATCAATCTCGATTCATTTCATTTAAATATGAACAACAATTCAACCGGTTGGATTGACTAGAATATAACAAATATAACAAGTACGGAACAAAAAAATATATTAGTAATAGATCGAACTAAAAGCATTTCTATTTTATACATGAAGAATCTTCAAATATAATTGAAGGGAAATGAATGTGATAAGATAGAAAAAGTTTTGATTTGGATTGCTTAAAGATTTATTACTGACGGGCCACAGCAATTGCACCTATCAAAGCAACTAAAAGAATTATCGAAATTAGTTCAAATGGAAGAAAAAAATCTGTTGATAAATGAATTCCAATTTGTTGACTATTACTTATCAAATCTTGCTCTATAATTTGGTTTGATCTTGTAGTCCAAATAATCCCGTACCATGACGTATCTAGAATAGTAGTAATTAGTGAAGCAAAAATACTTGTACAAACTACCGAAGTAACCCCATCTCCAACGGTCCAAAGATTAAAATCTTTGTAATATTCTGAACCATTCATGAACATCACAGCAAATATGATTAAAACATTTATAGCTCCCACGTAAATAAGGAGCTGTGCAGCAGCTACAAAATGGGAGTTTGATGGAATATAGAATAAGGATATACAAACAAAAACCAATCCCAATGAAAAGGCAGAATAGATCGGATTGGTAAGTAATACCACTCCTAGACCTCCTAATATAAGACCTGATCCCAGAAAGACTAAAAGAAAATCATGTATTGGTCCAGGTAAATCCATTAAAAATAAAAGATAAAAAATCGAAATGTTTCATGACCTTATTGACCTGACCAGGAAAAAGTTACCCTACCCTATTTTTTTATGAAACCGCCTAATTGAATTAAATACTAATAGATGTGGATTGATGTAGATACAGTTATTGGACCAATTTCATTCTTTATCCGAAAGAGTAGTTCAAAACCTATATATTTCGAAATAATTCCGGATATATAAATAGATTTTCAATCCAAATTAAGCCATGATTCTCACCAACAAATAAATAGTTGGGATTTGTAGTTATTGACCAAGCAAAAAGAAAGAAACCTCATTACTTTATTATTACTTTAGATCAAAACTGAGTCTTAATAATTGATAATTGTTCTTGAATCAATGCGTTTATTCACTTGTTATTTGAGGTGAATTCAAAATTGTTCGAATTGTGTAATCGTCAATTACTGACATTGGTAAACGACCCAAAGCAATTTGATTATAATTCAATTCGTGACGATCATAAGTGGAAAGTTCATATTCTTCAGTCATTGATAAACAATTTGTTGGACAATACTCAACGCAATTACCACAAAATATACAGATTCCGAAATCAATACTGTAATTAAGCAATTGTTTCTTTCGAATATCAGTTTCCAATTTCCAATCAACAACAGGTAGATCTATAGGACATACACGAACACATACTTCACAAGCAATGCATTTATCAAATTCAAAGTGGATTCGACCGCGGAAACGCTCCGATGTGATCAATTTTTCATAAGGATATTGAATAGTTACAGGTAAACGATTTGCGTGGGACAAGGTAATCATGAAACTTTGACCAATATACCTTGCAGCTCGTACTGTTTGTTGACCATAATTCATGAACCCAGTTACCATAGGGAACATATCGTGAATATCTAATGAGTAATTTATTGTTTGTTTCTTTCTCTTGTTTGAGACAAGTTGTGAATATCGTATTCTTTTACAGTGAAAGGAGTTGGGAAGAAGTTGTTAATAATAGATTACCTAGAGAAATAGGTAAAAGAAATTTCCATCCAAGATTTAATAGTTGGTCCATTCTCAGCCTAGGTAAAGTCCATCTTGTTGTGATAGGAATGAACAAGAACAAATAAGTTTTGGCTAATGTAATAAAGATACCAATTGTCGTTCCAAAGACTTCACCCGCTTTATTTATTTCAAAAAACTCAGGAACAAATATGTACGGAATAGAGAGATCCCAACCTCCCAAGTAAAGAACTGTTACAAATAATGAAGAAACTAGTAGATTTAGATAAGAAGCAACGTAAAATAAACCAAATTTGATACCCGAATATTCGGTTTGATAACCTGCTACTAATTCTTCTTCTGCTTCTGGTAAATCAAAAGGCAATCTTTCGCATTCGGCTAGGGACGAAATTAGAAAAACGATAAACCCTATAGGTTGACGCCACAAATTCCACCCCCAAAAACCATATTTTGACTGCGCCTCAACTATATCAACTGTACTTGAACTGTTAGATAATCATAGTCGGTGATAACATCACTGCTCCCATCGCTATTACAGAACCGTACATGAGATTTTCACTTCATACGGCTCCTCGAGGGCCACAAATTAATCTAGGGACCGGGTCGGTATTATTTATTTATCTTGATATATTTGTAGGATAGATAGAGTCAAAATCTACCGGAAGGTCCCGGAATTAGGCCAATGGAATTCTGTCTGCTATAATCTATAATAATAATAAATAAAAAAGGTACTTCTGAATTGCTCTCATCCTTTAATATTTTCTTTGTTGAGTAATAACTTAATCCTTCAATAAAATACTCCTTGCAGAAATATCAATAGATATTTCAACCCCGCCTTTTCCATTACGAAAAAGAATTAGACATTATATTAGTTCATGAATCCTGACAAGAATTCTATCTCTATGAATATGGATATAAGAAAGAAAGAATAAGAAAAGATTTTTTCTATTGTAATTACATTCTTTCTTTTTTTTTTTTCGTTCCTAGTCTTCTTTCTAAAAAAAAGTGAAGGGGGCTTTAAAAGAAAGTAAAGGATTATTTCGTTCCTGATAGCTATTTCTTTAATTAGTGGATAGGAGCATACTCTGGATCGGAATCATGGGGAGTACTGCCTGATCATTTCTACTAATTTAAAGCCCCAATTAGTATTCCTTTTATGCAAAAATGTCCCTTGGATAACTTACATAATCTCCATTACTAATCCTTTATGTACCTTGGTGTTCCTAGCCATCCACTTATTTTTGCTCAATCCCCCCGTTATGGTACTACATATATGTTAATACATAGAAAAGATAGTGAAAACAAAACTCCATACAGTTGGTCTTTTGAACCCGCTTCAAGTCGTGATTGATGCCTAATCAATCAATCTTGGGATAAACAGACAGTCTCTACTGCTTGCTTATGTTTATTTCCGCTTAACTCTTGTACATAGGAAATGAGACTCAATCCTTTTACTGCGAATTTATAAGCTGTTTTATTTCACTCATATAACTATCTGATTTAGTTTATCAACCCGAATGATGAATAAAAAATGACGATATTTATTCAATTCATTCAACTTCTTTCCTATAAAAAAAGAAAGAAAAGAAAGGGAATAGAGAAAGGTTTATGTCTCAACGAATCGCACGTAGAGATATTGATAACACGCATAGAGTTAATGGTATTTCATAACTAATTGATTGAGCAGCAGCTCGTAGACCACCTAAAAAGGAATATTTATTATTTGATCCATATCCTGACATAAGAAGTCCAATGGGAGCAATACTTGAAATGGCGATCCATAAAAAAACACCGATATTGAGATCGGATAGAACAAGGTTAGAGCCAAAAGGAATTATTAAATAACTTAGTAGAATTGATATGACTGCTATGGATGGTCCGATACTGAATAAACGAGTATCTCCTCTAGATGGAAGAAGATTCTCTTTGAAAAGTAGTTTTGTGCCATCTGCTAGAGCTTGAAGAATTCCCAAAGGACCGGCATATTCAGGTCCAATACGTTGTTGTATCCCTGCGGATATTTCTCTTTCTAACCACACAATTGCTAGTACACCTATTGTGATTCCCAATACAGGAGTAAAAATAGGTACAAGCATCCATATGATCCCATAAACCTCTTTTAAGTATTCCAATCGGGAAAAAGAATTGATATCTTGTACTTCTGGTGTATCAATTATCATTTCAACGATCAACTTCTCCCATAATTATATCTATGCTACCTAGTATCGTCATAATGTCAGCCAATTTCATTCTTTTAACTAACTGAGGAAGAATTTGCAAATTGATAAAACCCGGCGGTCGAATTTTCCATCTCCAAGGAAAAACATTCTGATCCCCTATCAGAAAAATTCCCAACTCTCCCTTTGGGGCTTCGACTCTCACATAAAGTTCTTGTTTCGACAATTCAAAAGTGGGAGAAGGCTTTTTACTAATAAATCGATATTCAAAATCATTCAATTCGGGATCCCTCGCTCTATCAAAGCATCGGATTTCTAAATTCTCATACGGCCCTCCCGGAATTCCTTCCAGAGCCTGTTGAATAATTTTTATAGATGCCACCATTTCACCAATTCGTACTAAATAACGAGATAATGAATCTCCTTCTTTTTGCCATTGGACTTCCCAATCAAATTCGTCATAACACTCATAATGATCAACTTTACGAAGATCCCATTGTATTCCGGAAGCTCGTAGCATTGGTCCTGACAAACCCCAATTTATTGCTTCTTCTACACCAATAATGCCTACTCCCTCAACTCGTTCTAAAAAAATAGGATTACGCGTAATAAGTTTTTGATATTCAGCAACCCCTGTTAAAAAATAATCGCAGAAATCCAAACATTTATCTATCCATCCATGCGGTAGATCAGCAGCTACTCCTCCTATACGAAAATAATTATGCATCATTCTCATACCGGTGGCAGCTTCGAATAGATCATAGACTAACTCTCTTTCTCTGAAAATATAGAAGAAAGGAGTCTGTGCACCAATATCTGCCATAAAAGGGCCAAGCCATAATAAATGAGAAGCTATACGACTCAACTCCAACATAATCACTCTAATATAGCTGGCTCTTTTAGGTACTTGAATATTTCCCAACTGCTCTGGTGCATTTACGGTTATTGCTTCTGTGAACATAGTAGCTAAATAATCCCAACGTGTTACATAAGGCAAATATTGTATAATTGTTCGGTTTTCTGCAATTTTTTCCATCCCTCTGTGCAAATAACCTAGTATTGGTTCACAGTCAATAACATCTTCACCATCTAAAGTAACGATGAGTCGAAGAACACCGTGCATTGATGGGTGATGAGGACCCATATTGACTATCATGAGGTCTTCTCTTGTAGCTGGTACATTCATAGGTTTTCCCCTGATTCATTCTTCCATGAATTGCTGAAAACGAAAAGAAGTTCATCAAAATTCAAGATCTACTAAATCAAATAATTCAAAAGGACTCTTCAAATTAACGAATTTTTGTCTCCCGAATACCCAACTGACCAATTAATTCTTTATAACGTACTCTATTTTTCTTTGCCAAATAAGACAGCAACCGTTGACGTTTTCCCAGAATTTTCCGTAGACCTCTCTGAGATAAATAGTCTTTTCTGTGCAATTCCAAATGTGAAGTAAGTCTTCGGATCTTATTGGTGAAACTGAATACTTGAAATTCAACAGATCCCCTATTTGCTTCTTTTTGAGAAATAACTGAGATGAATAAGTTTTTTACCATAAAACGAAATCTTCTCTTCCCTCCCTTTTTTTCTTTTTTAAAAATTTGAATTTTACCCATCAGTAATATAATAATATTATAATTATAATAATAATATTATTATGCCGGTCATTTTAATCTAGTATACGCAATAATCTTTATTTCGTTATGGATACCTCGTTTATGAAATAAAATTAATCAATATCAATAAAAAATCTAATTGATATGTATTAGTATCATGCATCAGAATGTAATGTAAGACATCGCATGTGTGCATTTGTTTACTTTCATATACTAGATCTAGTAAGGATATATAAAAAATGTGACATCAACGAATTTTCAATCGTGGATACATATGTATCCTTATCATACTAAAACAACTACCATTATTGGTATCAAACCAATAGCGATTCATACAAGCTAAATCTTCTAATCGATAATTGGGCCAGAGAAAGAACTTTAATTTTTTTAATTTAATTAATTGATTTTTATCTCTATCAAGATGTTTGTTTTCATCCAAAAATTTATTACAGCTGTTCCCATTGCAAAATACTGGATTTCTAGCCACACCACTCCTATTCCTCAAATTGAAACAAATTAGAATTCTAAATTTTCTACGACGTCTAGGCGATAAAATATTTTCAGGAACAAGCAAATCATAATGATTTTTGTCTTTATTTCCAATCATCTTTTGACATCTTGCACTGAATTTATCACAATTCTTATTATCAACATATCTTTCTTCTTGGTATCTTTGATTAGTTTGGTACTTACTCTTATGAACCAATGAAATACCTATAGTTTGATACATAATAAATTGTCCATCATTTTTTACAGACAGACGAATTGGTTCGATAATAAATATCCCTCTTTTCATTTTCATCAATTCTGTAAGAGTTAAATCTTTATGAACCGGTATTAGATCCAGACTCATTTCTCCCCTTTGAATAGCAGATATACAAATTTCTCTTGGATTTATCAGTCTAAGCAGGAGACAATATACCTTGATATTATTGATCATTTTTTGATTTAAAGAATCATCCCATCTCAATTGAAAAAGCAAATATCTTTTTAGGAATAAATCGAGTTCTGCTTCCGTGTGATTCTTGAATTGCTTTTTCTTTGTACGTTTTTGCATGTCTGAGTCTGATCCTGCATAATCTTCTTCAATATCTTTTTCGTGGTTTGAGAGGACTGATTCAAGATTTCCTTGGTTTTGTACATCTGATCCAAGATCTACTTGTCCTGCGGATTCTTTTTCTTCTTGATTTCGATTCTCTAATTTTAAAAGTTTTTTTTCATTGGATGATATAAAAAGATTCCCTTTTTGCTTTCTATTGCTATTTCTATTTTTACTATAATTTTTATTTCCATTAAAATTTAAAAGAAGTAATTTGATTGGTATAACCCAGGGTTTCATTTTATATGTATTATAAAGTAGCACAAATTCTGGGAAGAACCAAGGTTCCAGATTCGATATGGAACGATTTAGTATTTCTTCATTCATCCCCATCCAATCAAAAAGGTCTTTTTGATTGGATGGTTTGATTTCTTGATCTTGTGTGAGATAAAAAAGACCTTTCTTATCAATTATTTGATAATTATTCGACCCGGTCTTGGTATTTTTATTACTGTTGATACTGGTATTGATCCAGACCTCAATATCGACCTTCTTTCTAAAGCAAAAATGGAGAATTTTCCAATCAAAATATTTTCTATCCGGGTTTTTCTTTATATACTCTATATACATAATATCATCTTCGCCTAGGTAATTATTGATAGGGATACCTTCCAGCATATCAAAAAATTTGCGTTTATGTGTGTTGTAATTATAAGAAATATCTTGGTTATTATTTACTTGTAATGGTGATCCATAAATATATGAGTCATTCTTATCTTCATAATTAATATATTTATATGATAAAAGGTCATATCTATAGTGTTTTTTAAAATTTTCTTTTTGATTCGTTAATGAGTCTGCTTCATAATCATTTTGTTTGTTGTAATGAATTAATTGATCTTTTTGAGATAAATCCCATTTGCTTAAATCTTTATTTTGATTTTGAGCCACACAATGTTGATTTACTCTATTTCGCCACTTTTGTGGTACTAATCTAGACCATATAATCGGAGATAAATATTTATATTGATAATGACCTCTTAACCAGTTCTTCCATTGATTCATTCCAGAATTACGAAGTTTCTTATGTCTTAATTCGTAATGAAATATTTCGTGTGCTCCAAAACCAAAATAATCTTTTCTTTCGTTCTTAAGAAAAAGAGATGTTCCGTTATATTGAAGGACAGATCTTAACTTATACAAGTTAATAACTTGGGTTTGTGATAATTTGTAAAATACATATGCTTGTGACAAGGAGGATAAGTCACAAAAAATCTGTGAACTCTTATTACTAATACTAGAAACTGACCTTTTTATAATCGAAATAAAGTGAATTTTCTTTTGATTTGGTTTACCAATTCTTTTTTGATTTCTTTCATTATTGTAAACGTATTTATCAATAATTTTTTTTGTTGATTCAATAAAAAATTGTGCATTGGTTCTGGGAATATTAATGAGACATAGAAGAATATCTATGTATATCCTTTCAATGAAAAATTTTATAAAATAATGTAATTTGCGAATTAATCGAGAATTCCTTCTTTTTAATATTTGCCAAATGCTTTTTTGTGATTCTAATCTTTTAGCATTATAACTAGCTTTGTTAGGGCTAATATTTATCTCTGGAGTTAGAAAGAGTTTTTTCTTGTCTTTTATAATTTTTTCTATTTTTTTTCTAATTGTGCTTGTTCTATCAGTTAGATCTTTCACTTTTTTTTCTGTCAGTGAATAATTTGTCCAATTCATAGATCGAATTTGAATAGACGATTTTTGAATCATCTGATTATTGATTATCGAATCCTTTTGTTTTTGAGTTTCACTAGATTCATATACTTCTCTCAATCCAAATAATAGAGTTGGATTTATTTTTAAGAGTTCTTTTATTATTTTTTTTATATTTATAAATAGAACACTTTTGATAACCCATTTTTTTGTTTCTTTTGAGACCCTTAAAAATATAAACAATTTTGTTCGTTCTTTTAAAACTGTTAGAACTAGAAAACACTTGTTTTTAAATTTTCGAATTCTTTTTTCAAGTTCTTTCAAAATGGGTTTAAAAAAGGAAGGTCGTTTTCGGGGAGAACCAAAAGGCAGATCAGTTTCCATTCCCCAAACTGTTAAAAAACAAAATTTTTTTACTTTATCTTTCATTGAATCTTTATCAAGGGACCTTTCTTGAGGTTTGTGCCAAGGTTTCAGACAGAAAGGAAATAGGATCTTTATTTGAATACCGTCTCTTAACCAGTTTTGCGGAAATTCTGTTTCTGATAATTGAACACCATTATAGGTGCATTTAACATGCATTTCTCGATTCCAATCCTTTAAATCTTCGGACCACTCGGGAGATTGAAATAATAACATACGACCGATGTTTTTAGCTATTATCAATGAAGGTAATATAATATATTTTCGAAAAATTGATTGGGTTAATAACAAGCAACCTCTTATTACTTGAGCAAATAGGACGGTATCCCAGACTTCGGCTATTTTTATCCGTGCTTTTTCCTCTCTTTTGGCCTTCTGTCTTTTCTCCCTTGTCTTTTCCTCTGCATAATTCGGAATTTTCAATTTTTTGTTTTTCTCCTTCCAATTTTCAAAAATGAGTTTTATCAATCCAGAAATATCAAAAGAAAAAAAGATGGGTTTGTATATTCTGTCCAAAAAAAGGGGGGAATGTACATTTGCTTGAAAGAGTTCCCGAATAACTATTTTACGTCTTTGAGCGCGCATGGAGCCTTTGATTATATCTCGACGAAAATCCGATTGTTGTGAATAACGGATCAAAGCGACTTCGTTTGTTTGCTCAGAATTATCAATATCCTTGTTAGCGTTAGCAGTATAAGTATCGGCATTCTGTTGATTATCGGTAAAAATCACTACATGTTTGGATTTTCTTGAACGAATCTCCTGGTACACCACTAAAGTTTCTCCTTCCTCCTCATTCTTCATTAATTTGTATGACCATCGGGGGACTTTTTTACTGATTTCTTTTATTCCAATAGATTTTTTTCTAATTATT contains:
- the psaC gene encoding photosystem I subunit VII (photosystem I iron-sulfur center; 9 kDa protein) codes for the protein MSHSVKIYDTCIGCTQCVRACPTDVLEMIPWDGCKAKQIASAPRTEDCVGCKRCESACPTDFLSVRVYLWHETTRSMGLAY
- the ndhE gene encoding NADH dehydrogenase subunit 4L yields the protein MMLEHVLVLSAYLFSIGIYGLITSRNMVRALMCLELILNAVNINFVTFSDFFDNRQLKGDIFSIFVIAIAAAEAAIGPAIVSSIYRNRKSTRINQSNLLNK
- the ndhG gene encoding NADH dehydrogenase subunit 6 — its product is MDLPGPIHDFLLVFLGSGLILGGLGVVLLTNPIYSAFSLGLVFVCISLFYIPSNSHFVAAAQLLIYVGAINVLIIFAVMFMNGSEYYKDFNLWTVGDGVTSVVCTSIFASLITTILDTSWYGIIWTTRSNQIIEQDLISNSQQIGIHLSTDFFLPFELISIILLVALIGAIAVARQ
- the ndhI gene encoding NADH dehydrogenase subunit I (NADH dehydrogenase 18 kDa subunit) → MFPMVTGFMNYGQQTVRAARYIGQSFMITLSHANRLPVTIQYPYEKLITSERFRGRIHFEFDKCIACEVCVRVCPIDLPVVDWKLETDIRKKQLLNYSIDFGICIFCGNCVEYCPTNCLSMTEEYELSTYDRHELNYNQIALGRLPMSVIDDYTIRTILNSPQITSE
- the ndhA gene encoding NADH dehydrogenase subunit 1 encodes the protein MIIDTPEVQDINSFSRLEYLKEVYGIIWMLVPIFTPVLGITIGVLAIVWLEREISAGIQQRIGPEYAGPLGILQALADGTKLLFKENLLPSRGDTRLFSIGPSIAVISILLSYLIIPFGSNLVLSDLNIGVFLWIAISSIAPIGLLMSGYGSNNKYSFLGGLRAAAQSISYEIPLTLCVLSISLLSNSSSTVDIVEAQSKYGFWGWNLWRQPIGFIVFLISSLAECERLPFDLPEAEEELVAGYQTEYSGIKFGLFYVASYLNLLVSSLFVTVLYLGGWDLSIPYIFVPEFFEINKAGEVFGTTIGIFITLAKTYLFLFIPITTRWTLPRLRMDQLLNLGWKFLLPISLGNLLLTTSSQLLSL
- the ndhH gene encoding NADH dehydrogenase subunit 7 (NADH dehydrogenase 49 kDa subunit), coding for MNVPATREDLMIVNMGPHHPSMHGVLRLIVTLDGEDVIDCEPILGYLHRGMEKIAENRTIIQYLPYVTRWDYLATMFTEAITVNAPEQLGNIQVPKRASYIRVIMLELSRIASHLLWLGPFMADIGAQTPFFYIFRERELVYDLFEAATGMRMMHNYFRIGGVAADLPHGWIDKCLDFCDYFLTGVAEYQKLITRNPIFLERVEGVGIIGVEEAINWGLSGPMLRASGIQWDLRKVDHYECYDEFDWEVQWQKEGDSLSRYLVRIGEMVASIKIIQQALEGIPGGPYENLEIRCFDRARDPELNDFEYRFISKKPSPTFELSKQELYVRVEAPKGELGIFLIGDQNVFPWRWKIRPPGFINLQILPQLVKRMKLADIMTILGSIDIIMGEVDR
- the rps15 gene encoding ribosomal protein S15, translating into MVKNLFISVISQKEANRGSVEFQVFSFTNKIRRLTSHLELHRKDYLSQRGLRKILGKRQRLLSYLAKKNRVRYKELIGQLGIRETKIR
- the ycf1 gene encoding hypothetical chloroplast RF1 produces the protein MILKSFLLGNLVSLCMKIINSVVVVGLYYGFLTTFSIGPSYLFLLRAQVMEEGEEGTEKKVSAITGFITGQLMMFISIYYAPLHLALGRPHTITVLALPYLLFHFFWNNHKHFFDYGSTTRNSMRNLSIQCVFLNNLIFQLLNHFILPSSMLARLVNIYMFRCNNKMLFVTSSFVGWLIGHILFMKWVGLVLVWIRQNPSIRSNVLIRSNKYLVSELRNSMARIFSILLFITCVYYLGRIPSPILTKKMKETSETEERGESEEETDVEIERTSETKGTKQEQERSTEEDPSPSLFSEEKEDPDKIDETEEIRVNGKEKTKDEFHFKETCYKNSPVYETSYLDGNQENSKLEILKEDEDNKNKKWFEKPLVTLLFDYKRWNRPLRYIKARFQIKKAVRNEMSQYFFYTCLSDGKQRISFTYPPSLSIFLEMIQRKMSLSTTERLSYDELYNHWIYTNEQKENTLRKEFITRIEALDNGSLTLDVLEKRTRLCNDATKKEYLPKIYDPFLNGPYRGTIKKMFSPSIINETSRENSIEKFRINKIYGILFAIDYREFEHTFDRKSLSTKMGYFLNLINQFTIESPSNLNLKRLSLFPEQGKVDSDSEDQAKFLNFFFDRVITDPKDQIIRKKSIGIKEISKKVPRWSYKLMKNEEEGETLVVYQEIRSRKSKHVVIFTDNQQNADTYTANANKDIDNSEQTNEVALIRYSQQSDFRRDIIKGSMRAQRRKIVIRELFQANVHSPLFLDRIYKPIFFSFDISGLIKLIFENWKEKNKKLKIPNYAEEKTREKRQKAKREEKARIKIAEVWDTVLFAQVIRGCLLLTQSIFRKYIILPSLIIAKNIGRMLLFQSPEWSEDLKDWNREMHVKCTYNGVQLSETEFPQNWLRDGIQIKILFPFCLKPWHKPQERSLDKDSMKDKVKKFCFLTVWGMETDLPFGSPRKRPSFFKPILKELEKRIRKFKNKCFLVLTVLKERTKLFIFLRVSKETKKWVIKSVLFINIKKIIKELLKINPTLLFGLREVYESSETQKQKDSIINNQMIQKSSIQIRSMNWTNYSLTEKKVKDLTDRTSTIRKKIEKIIKDKKKLFLTPEINISPNKASYNAKRLESQKSIWQILKRRNSRLIRKLHYFIKFFIERIYIDILLCLINIPRTNAQFFIESTKKIIDKYVYNNERNQKRIGKPNQKKIHFISIIKRSVSSISNKSSQIFCDLSSLSQAYVFYKLSQTQVINLYKLRSVLQYNGTSLFLKNERKDYFGFGAHEIFHYELRHKKLRNSGMNQWKNWLRGHYQYKYLSPIIWSRLVPQKWRNRVNQHCVAQNQNKDLSKWDLSQKDQLIHYNKQNDYEADSLTNQKENFKKHYRYDLLSYKYINYEDKNDSYIYGSPLQVNNNQDISYNYNTHKRKFFDMLEGIPINNYLGEDDIMYIEYIKKNPDRKYFDWKILHFCFRKKVDIEVWINTSINSNKNTKTGSNNYQIIDKKGLFYLTQDQEIKPSNQKDLFDWMGMNEEILNRSISNLEPWFFPEFVLLYNTYKMKPWVIPIKLLLLNFNGNKNYSKNRNSNRKQKGNLFISSNEKKLLKLENRNQEEKESAGQVDLGSDVQNQGNLESVLSNHEKDIEEDYAGSDSDMQKRTKKKQFKNHTEAELDLFLKRYLLFQLRWDDSLNQKMINNIKVYCLLLRLINPREICISAIQRGEMSLDLIPVHKDLTLTELMKMKRGIFIIEPIRLSVKNDGQFIMYQTIGISLVHKSKYQTNQRYQEERYVDNKNCDKFSARCQKMIGNKDKNHYDLLVPENILSPRRRRKFRILICFNLRNRSGVARNPVFCNGNSCNKFLDENKHLDRDKNQLIKLKKLKFFLWPNYRLEDLACMNRYWFDTNNGSCFSMIRIHMYPRLKIR